Proteins encoded in a region of the Methanobrevibacter millerae genome:
- a CDS encoding MATE family efflux transporter: protein MFNENNVEVLLGNPKKALINLSIPLVISLLISSLYNVIDAIWVSGLGADALAGVGFVTPIFMILIGFGNGLGAGSAFAISKYIGENNKQKADNGSIHAILIMVITSIIITAILLLFLKDILIFMGASQTLNYAMDYGQIIIFGSIFVILSNALYGIFRGEGDSKRPMYAMIASAVLNMVLDPIFIYTLNLGVKGAAIATLISAFFVILIQFYWFYIKKDTYLKPYLSNFNFKKEISFDIIKVGFPASLQLLNNAFFAAVFSVLLVFISSTDSVAVYSTGWRIVTIGTTPILAIGTALISVIAANYGARNYKNIQTAHRYAMKISMIFAVFVMIFTIAFAPQIASVFSSSSSSVRISGELAAFLTWIVLYYPTMAVGVASTYVFQGIGRGMTAMFQTIMRETGFTLVFALLFTFIFNWGVWGAWMGIVLGEVVSNNITLIWADYAIKKLININD from the coding sequence ATGTTCAATGAAAATAATGTGGAAGTATTATTGGGCAATCCTAAAAAAGCTTTAATAAATTTGTCTATTCCACTTGTTATTTCATTATTAATCTCAAGTTTATATAATGTAATCGATGCAATATGGGTTTCTGGCCTTGGAGCTGATGCACTTGCGGGTGTTGGATTTGTAACTCCAATATTTATGATTCTGATAGGTTTTGGAAATGGTCTGGGTGCAGGATCTGCTTTTGCAATTTCAAAATATATTGGGGAAAATAATAAACAAAAGGCAGATAACGGTTCAATACATGCAATATTAATCATGGTCATTACATCAATTATCATTACGGCTATTTTACTTTTATTTTTAAAAGATATCTTAATATTTATGGGAGCATCACAAACTTTAAATTATGCGATGGATTACGGTCAGATAATCATTTTTGGTTCGATATTTGTAATTTTGTCCAATGCATTGTATGGTATCTTTAGAGGTGAAGGTGATAGTAAAAGGCCAATGTATGCTATGATTGCATCGGCTGTTTTAAACATGGTTTTGGACCCTATTTTCATTTACACTCTAAATCTTGGAGTTAAAGGTGCTGCAATTGCTACTTTAATTTCCGCATTTTTTGTCATATTAATACAATTCTATTGGTTTTATATTAAAAAGGACACCTATTTAAAGCCCTATTTAAGTAATTTTAATTTCAAAAAAGAAATTTCATTTGATATTATAAAAGTAGGTTTTCCTGCAAGTCTGCAGCTTTTAAACAATGCATTTTTTGCTGCGGTGTTTTCTGTACTTTTGGTATTTATATCATCAACTGATTCTGTGGCGGTTTATTCTACTGGGTGGAGAATAGTCACTATAGGAACAACACCAATTTTGGCTATTGGAACAGCATTAATATCGGTTATTGCAGCAAATTATGGTGCTCGCAATTACAAAAACATTCAAACAGCTCACAGATATGCAATGAAGATTTCAATGATTTTTGCAGTTTTTGTGATGATTTTTACTATAGCTTTTGCTCCGCAAATTGCTTCTGTATTCTCATCTTCATCAAGCAGTGTTAGAATCTCTGGTGAGTTGGCTGCATTTTTAACATGGATTGTGCTGTATTATCCTACAATGGCTGTGGGTGTAGCATCAACTTATGTTTTTCAGGGAATAGGTCGTGGAATGACTGCAATGTTTCAAACGATTATGAGAGAAACTGGATTTACATTAGTCTTTGCTTTATTGTTTACATTTATATTCAATTGGGGTGTTTGGGGAGCGTGGATGGGTATTGTTTTAGGTGAGGTTGTATCAAATAACATTACTTTAATTTGGGCAGATTATGCAATTAAAAAGTTAATTAACATTAATGATTAA
- a CDS encoding ABC transporter ATP-binding protein — translation MKLKAENISFKYPSAKEYLLKDINLELDNTKIMGLIGDSGSGKSTLCKILSGYVQKYEGNVLFDGKELPKKGFKPVQLIYQHPEKVMNPKWKMDKVLSESWDVDDETLSEFGIQKTWLTRFPQELSGGELQRFSVVRSLNPETKFLIADEMTTMLDAITQVQILDSVLKIVKKRQMGFLLVSHDMDLVDTICDDKIYLKDINGI, via the coding sequence ATGAAATTAAAGGCAGAAAACATTTCCTTCAAATATCCTTCAGCTAAAGAATATCTCTTAAAAGACATAAATTTAGAATTAGACAACACTAAAATAATGGGTTTAATTGGAGATAGTGGAAGTGGAAAATCCACTTTATGTAAAATATTATCCGGATATGTTCAAAAATATGAGGGAAACGTACTATTTGATGGAAAAGAACTTCCAAAAAAAGGATTTAAACCAGTTCAATTAATTTATCAACACCCTGAAAAAGTAATGAATCCAAAATGGAAAATGGATAAAGTACTTTCTGAATCATGGGATGTGGATGATGAAACATTATCCGAATTCGGTATTCAAAAAACATGGCTGACCCGTTTTCCACAAGAACTATCTGGAGGAGAACTCCAAAGATTTTCTGTTGTAAGGTCACTCAATCCAGAAACTAAATTTTTAATAGCTGATGAAATGACAACAATGCTTGATGCCATAACTCAAGTACAGATATTGGATTCAGTGTTAAAAATTGTTAAAAAAAGACAAATGGGATTTTTACTTGTAAGTCATGATATGGATTTGGTTGATACAATATGTGACGATAAAATATATCTAAAAGACATTAATGGTATTTAA
- a CDS encoding DUF6110 family protein: MVRRYVDQALEHKHALIFAAGIATAIVGKKIIESDVVKDAATKGMATVMSAKKDAEEVFQDMKENAEDIVVDASAETKKEIYVTDDE; the protein is encoded by the coding sequence ATGGTTAGAAGATATGTCGATCAAGCACTAGAACATAAACATGCATTAATTTTTGCTGCAGGTATTGCAACTGCAATTGTAGGTAAAAAAATTATCGAATCAGATGTAGTTAAAGATGCTGCTACTAAAGGAATGGCTACTGTAATGTCTGCTAAAAAGGATGCTGAAGAAGTTTTCCAGGACATGAAAGAAAATGCAGAAGATATTGTTGTTGATGCTAGTGCAGAAACTAAAAAAGAAATCTATGTAACTGATGATGAATAA